A window of Amaranthus tricolor cultivar Red isolate AtriRed21 chromosome 8, ASM2621246v1, whole genome shotgun sequence genomic DNA:
ATAggacaaaataaagaaaagctAGAATTTGAGTTCATGTTGATTTCCCACAAAAAGGGGAGGATAAGTGGGTGGTGGTGGCGGTGGCGATGACATAGGGAATTCGAAGTGGAAAGGGTGGCACAAAGAAAGAGGATGGTTGTGGGGGAGGTGGTAGTACGATGGCTGAGTGCTAGTGGTTGTGGTAGATGTGAGGTTTACAGTTAAGGGAGGGGTGGGTTTGAGTTTGTTTTTTGATTCCAAAATcccttttatttaatttctctttggtttgaaattttttagtttttttaattacaaagAACAACTTATTGTTAAACGTAGGCATTTCATTTTTTGGAGTTACCGTTTATAATAAGTCAAAGATTTCTGGCATGCAAAACTCAAAGCTTTGtaagttaaataaaaattatttatatgtaagtgcAAACGAGAAAGATAATTGAATTTGAATTCCGAATTATGGTTATGATTGATAAATATATCcgtaatttcttttaaaattataagataGACTAAGCAAAGGAATGGACTACGAGAGATTTAATTCTAAAATTTAGCCAAAAAATACGGTGAGATAAAAACCTAATTCTTAAACTATGTTTGTAATTAAACAAACACGAATTGATGGTTAGATAAggaacaagtaaaaaaaaaaaaaaaagaaaaaggaccAAATACAGATGTCCCAAACAGTCAAAAAGAAGGGTCAATCCAATGTTATCACAAGTGGAAAATGAAAGCGAAGATGACGGTAGAATAAGCATAACAATATTCACTATTCACTATTCACTATTGTGTGGAGGCATGGAGTTGTTACGTTACGTGATTCTTACGGCCTTCCAAAAGTCAACAAACACGACATTTTATATGACCTTTCAACATTCACCAACATGCATGCGTCCCTTTATTCCTTTCTTTAACATCTCCATACCTTTATTAAGCATCCCATTATCATAGGATATTGATATAATCTACAAATATTGGTTTCCATGATGAAACAGGTTGATGCCTTGATGGTGCCTAAAGAAACTCCCTCGTACACGTTCATGCAGTGtcgtttttgacaatttttaagACCCCTTGAATAAGTTAAGTTTCAGTTCTTTTTTCTCACACTATTCAAtatataatttctcttttttacactatgataaagtatttatgcacaaactaatttttaataataaggatTAACTCAATTTGAGCCCTTTCGGTCTCTAGCCGGTTGCACCACAAAACTACCTCAGGAACAGCTCAGCGTTCATGCAATGCAAACAAGGCAGAGAAGGCGGTGACTTATTAGAGACGCTTTAGAGCATAATTCATCTAATATTATCACTCTAAATCTAAAGTGATACTAAACCATATGTAGGAGCCCATTCTTTCACATGCACCTAATAGCAcaagaaaagagaaaagttTCTTAAATTGCGGTTTCTAATCGAAGGTTTGGAATAATTCCCTACAAGCAAGAAGGATAATAAAGAACTTATCTTCTtataagtggtgagaattgaacccCTATTACACGGGTCGCATTATGGTTTGGTAGGGCAAAGAATGCATTAATAATTTGAACACCATATTCGAATATGGTGTTCACGAGTAGTTGTGCCGAGAATTTTTCATTTAGACCTCCATATCATTCACTAAGTACAACGACGTCGAAGGCAACATAGAAGAAAGACAAGGTAACATATAGCAATACCAAGAGCGAGAGAACGACTAAACATTTTCTCGTTTTTATAAAGGGATAATTTATTCACGTGAGCATACAGTTAGAGCATCTCAACATCCTCAAACCACTCATTGGTCACCAGCTTCATTCATCGTCACACATTATAAAGTAGCACAAGGTTTTTTCCTTCTATACATAAAACAAAGCTTTCCCAATTTACTATTAAACTGAAGGACAACGATAAATCGGTTGTCAAGAAAGCTTGCTTCCAATTTTTGGTTTTACtctttcatttaaatatttagaaGAGTTAGGAGACTAATCTGATGTCATCAACAAGTATGACAGAGATTTGATTCAACCTTCATACTTTATCATCATGGAACCACCACCTGGTTTCCTTCGGGGATCTTCCATTTCTACAATTCTTCACATAGCGATCATTATCTTCAGGCCTTTCCTGCAAAGTTGAATCCAATGTTATTAGCTTTCTCGTGGAAACAGAAAAGGAAAAGGGCTGATGACAATCTATACACTTCTGGCTAACACATCTACTATAACATCTCTACGCGTAGAGGTATTCATTCGGATCATCGGGTCAATTTCGGGTCGATTCATTATCGGGTCTTatgtccacattgatttttacaatattttaagttCATTTTAAAATCAGGTCAAGTCAGGTTCGATTTTAGAGTCAGGTAAATATTGGATCATCGAGTTTGTTTTAAACACCTTTATCTACGCGATAAGCCGATAACATAAACATTATGAACACCAGGGTCATATAATTAAAAGCCATTGAACTAATAGAGGATTAAGGGTGCACCTTCACTGTAGAGCTTGATAGCATTGAGAGGATGCTAATACAGATAGAACTCACAGTCATAGCAGGAGACCATGAGTCATACAGAATATCTGCAACAATGACCATAATTATCATTAAAACTGAAATTTAACAAGTCTTCTTCCATGACCTATAAGATGCAGGACGATGCATAATATGACATTTGAGTTGCTATCTTGATTAAAAAATAGACTTCCATCCAATTATCCAATCATAGAAATCTAGTGTTGGCATATAAATgtactctctctctctctcacacacacacacacacaaacactcAGCAAGACTTCTACCTTCCAAATTAACACATGAAACAAGCAAGTTCATACATTAAACACGGAACATAGTCCTAAATGCTGTCCAATAAATTATCAAGCTATAGAACCTAAAACTTTAGAAAATGACCCCCTAATTAATCAATGAGCATCGTAGAACACAACAAGACAAgttatgtaacaccccgaacCTACCAGAATCACACGTCAATCACAAATCTAACACCAACAACTGTCCCCAAAACCAATACACTTCTTCTAGTGCATTATCTTCACTCATACGCACTCTAAGATAATTTTAAGAAGTCACTCCTCTTTAAGCAAGTCAAGGATCTTAAATATGTGAACTTTGTTGGTAGATGGTATGAGTAGTATGTCGAACTTTTTACAAAAATCATGGGGATATTACATGTTGCACAATAAATTTATGAAGGCCAATGCAATAAAAGAAGAACAAATTCTGGAAAGAAATGACTCAATACATtaaattcaaagaaaacaatTGTAGGCATATCCCATCGAACGCGCTTGTCTTGGTGTAAATTAATGCCTAATCAGCTCATTGCAAGCAGTGGAATGCTCTACAAGACAACCAACATGATAACTTCAAAATGCTTAATCATTTCCCAAGAATAATCCTTCCATATCCAAACACTTACTTGCCAAAATAAAGTGATAACGAAAAGGGAGTCAAGTAGCCAACAAAAGAAAGTTATGTCCTCGTATAGCTCACAATTCGATGTTAACTATAATGAAACATGGTAAGAACCTTTAGAAGATATTAGAGCCATACGTTCGAGGGAAAATGATTTAATTACCATATCAAAGGGAAGACATCTGACATTCATCTCGAATTCCCACGGCATTGAGGAAAAACGAAGAAAGTAGGACAactcaataaacaaaacaaagtaAGAATCAGAAAATGCAATCCCAAACATAAATTTCTCATAAGGAAAATTTACCTAAGCATATATGCCCgttactatatatatgagggTGAATTGGAGCAGGGGCCAAAAATATCACCTGGAAATACCCATCAATTAGT
This region includes:
- the LOC130820909 gene encoding probable ubiquitin-conjugating enzyme E2 16; translation: MTTSSATSRKTLSKIASNRLQKELAEWQLNPPAGFKHKVTDNLQRWIIEVIGAPGTLYANEIYQLQVDFPEHYPMEAPQVIFLAPAPIHPHIYSNGHICLDILYDSWSPAMTVSSICISILSMLSSSTVKERPEDNDRYVKNCRNGRSPKETRWWFHDDKV